A single region of the Plantactinospora soyae genome encodes:
- a CDS encoding DUF1702 family protein, giving the protein MPMLGSLRRLALTPSFAEVTFGARGFPVRASEATRRLEAIPQAVLCGFEWAIEVRARWEVERRLELVEAEMRGFAYEGAAMAYTVRDAMAGGRGNRARDLLRGPGRPHTFLTYIGIGFAMARLPRFLWRNVLPDLSGVPYYPTMSWLAVDGYGFDRAYFETDRWVTQQQRPASYPWQGRADYFPRAVDQGIGRALWFIHGGVSPDVATAVHRFATERQPDLWSGVGLAATFAGGSDAHGLTVLRSAAGDRLPYLAQGAVFAAKARDFAGFVPPHSELATRVLAGMTVRAAATLADDVAADGFGPGPEPAYELWRQRVEARVASQLHDTPS; this is encoded by the coding sequence CGGTCCGTGCCAGCGAGGCGACTCGCCGGCTGGAGGCCATTCCTCAGGCCGTCCTGTGCGGCTTCGAGTGGGCGATCGAGGTGCGGGCCCGCTGGGAGGTCGAACGCCGGCTGGAGCTGGTGGAAGCCGAGATGCGGGGGTTCGCGTACGAGGGTGCCGCGATGGCCTACACGGTGCGCGACGCGATGGCGGGCGGTCGCGGCAACCGGGCCCGGGACCTGTTGCGGGGACCCGGCCGGCCGCACACCTTCCTCACGTACATCGGCATCGGGTTCGCGATGGCCCGGTTGCCCCGGTTCCTGTGGCGGAACGTGCTGCCCGACCTGAGCGGCGTGCCGTACTACCCGACCATGAGTTGGCTGGCCGTCGACGGGTACGGCTTCGACCGCGCCTACTTCGAGACCGACCGCTGGGTCACCCAGCAGCAGCGGCCGGCGTCGTACCCGTGGCAGGGCCGGGCCGACTACTTCCCGCGCGCTGTCGACCAGGGCATCGGCCGCGCCCTCTGGTTCATCCACGGCGGAGTGTCGCCGGATGTGGCGACGGCCGTCCACCGCTTCGCCACGGAGCGCCAGCCCGACCTGTGGAGTGGTGTCGGCCTGGCGGCCACCTTCGCCGGCGGCAGCGACGCGCACGGCCTCACGGTGCTGCGTAGCGCGGCCGGTGACAGGCTGCCGTACCTGGCGCAGGGTGCGGTGTTCGCGGCCAAGGCCCGGGACTTCGCCGGCTTCGTGCCTCCGCACAGCGAGCTGGCGACCCGCGTCCTCGCCGGGATGACGGTCCGGGCCGCCGCTACGCTGGCCGACGACGTCGCGGCGGACGGGTTCGGTCCCGGACCCGAGCCTGCCTACGAGCTCTGGCGGCAGCGGGTCGAGGCGCGGGTGGCGTCCCAACTGCACGACACCCCGAGTTAG
- a CDS encoding IS701 family transposase — protein MTDVDVVRWHAELDQLHGRIAARFRRAEPRRRARQYMCGLVTSLDRKNGWTLAELAGDVSPDGMQRLLRWADWDVDAVRDDVRDYVVEHLGDPRGVLIVDDTGFLKKGVRSAGVQRQYSGTAGRRENCQVGVFLAYRSARGHALIDRQLYLPVSWTDDRDRCRAAGIPDEVEFATKVEMARTMLGRALDAGVPVGWVTMDEAYGQCKSLRVWLEQRDVAYVVATRRNDDMVTTGMGRARADELIAGLPDRAWCRLSAGAGAHGPREYWWARVPVRVFWKPGRGYWLLARRSITTGEIAYYVCYGPRRTRLVDLARVAGSRWAIEECFQQAKNEAGLDEYQVRDWRAWYAHITLSMAAHAWLSVARSLAVKGEPTAAPA, from the coding sequence GTGACGGATGTCGATGTTGTTCGGTGGCATGCTGAGTTGGACCAGCTCCACGGTCGGATAGCGGCCCGGTTTCGTCGGGCGGAGCCGAGACGGCGGGCTCGTCAGTACATGTGTGGGCTGGTCACCAGCCTGGACCGGAAGAACGGGTGGACCCTTGCGGAGCTGGCCGGGGATGTGTCGCCGGACGGGATGCAGCGGTTGTTGCGGTGGGCGGACTGGGACGTCGACGCGGTCCGTGACGACGTTCGGGACTACGTGGTCGAGCATCTCGGTGACCCGCGGGGTGTGCTGATTGTGGATGACACCGGGTTCCTGAAGAAGGGCGTCCGGTCGGCCGGAGTTCAACGGCAGTATTCCGGGACCGCGGGGCGGAGGGAGAACTGCCAGGTCGGGGTGTTCCTGGCCTACCGGTCAGCTCGTGGGCACGCGTTGATCGACCGGCAGTTGTACCTGCCGGTGTCGTGGACCGATGACCGGGACCGGTGCCGGGCCGCCGGTATCCCGGACGAGGTGGAATTTGCCACGAAGGTGGAGATGGCCCGCACGATGCTCGGCCGGGCGTTGGACGCGGGGGTGCCGGTCGGGTGGGTGACGATGGACGAGGCCTACGGCCAGTGCAAGTCGCTGCGGGTCTGGCTGGAACAGCGGGACGTGGCGTATGTGGTCGCGACCCGCCGCAACGACGACATGGTCACCACCGGCATGGGTCGAGCCCGCGCGGACGAGTTGATCGCGGGCCTGCCGGACCGGGCATGGTGCCGCCTGTCCGCCGGCGCTGGAGCGCACGGCCCCAGGGAGTACTGGTGGGCGCGGGTGCCGGTCCGCGTGTTCTGGAAACCGGGACGCGGGTACTGGCTCCTCGCCCGCCGCAGTATCACCACCGGGGAGATCGCCTACTACGTCTGTTACGGACCCCGGCGGACCCGTCTGGTCGACCTGGCCCGGGTCGCCGGCAGTAGGTGGGCGATCGAGGAATGCTTCCAACAGGCGAAAAACGAAGCGGGTCTGGATGAGTACCAGGTACGGGACTGGCGGGCCTGGTACGCCCACATCACCCTGTCGATGGCCGCCCACGCCTGGCTGTCCGTGGCCCGATCCCTTGCCGTAAAAGGGGAACCGACAGCAGCACCGGCATGA
- a CDS encoding copper resistance CopC family protein → MPSRATASLALALLGAAAGIVLAAPAAASAQGHLVSSDPRDQAVLSVGPRGVRLTFSGVPVAAGSHVSVLDGGGADLATGPLVVRPGRIVWQPIAVEPPGDVVVAYHVELSNGSDASGVLRFSVGTGEPPAPLRAVIPTGGHTHGPDPVSAFLLVVDGLVVLGVLALLWLRRPVPP, encoded by the coding sequence ATGCCCTCCCGCGCCACCGCATCCCTCGCGCTGGCCCTTCTCGGTGCCGCTGCCGGCATCGTCCTGGCGGCGCCAGCGGCCGCCAGCGCGCAGGGTCACCTCGTCTCAAGCGACCCGCGGGACCAGGCGGTGCTCTCCGTCGGGCCACGCGGCGTACGGCTGACCTTCTCCGGCGTGCCCGTGGCGGCGGGTTCGCACGTCTCCGTGCTGGACGGCGGCGGCGCTGATCTGGCAACCGGTCCGCTGGTGGTCAGGCCGGGTCGCATCGTCTGGCAGCCGATCGCCGTCGAGCCGCCGGGTGACGTGGTCGTCGCCTACCACGTCGAACTCTCCAACGGCAGTGACGCGTCCGGCGTCCTACGCTTCAGCGTCGGCACCGGAGAGCCGCCCGCGCCGCTGCGCGCCGTCATACCCACCGGCGGCCACACCCACGGCCCCGACCCGGTCAGTGCGTTTCTGCTCGTCGTCGACGGGCTCGTCGTCCTCGGCGTACTGGCGCTGTTGTGGCTGCGCCGGCCGGTCCCGCCATGA
- a CDS encoding carboxymuconolactone decarboxylase family protein has product MVAGRVISSVVQRQVKYVRTVPPANADGQVAAVYRQVAEEMRLVVPPVLLHSPAPEALAAYWMLMREPLLAGGVVDRLGKEAVAAAVSVANICPYCVDMHSIGIYSLATEHDAEAVADDRVDEMADPRIRDLAAWARNAHQPDEAVFRRPPFSPAERAELVGVVVGFHYLGRMVNVFLANFLLPPRLGPRARRRVKHGISLMLNASLREVHPAGRSLPLLPGAPLPADAGWAVGHPEIAEAVARSFAAFERAGERALSPGVRQLVVDRLASWRGEEAGLSREWCERLVADLPVADRAAGRLALLTAFASHQVDEDTVREFRLIEPLDAALVEATAWASYAAARRIGSLHLAHCIS; this is encoded by the coding sequence ATGGTTGCCGGTCGGGTCATCTCGTCTGTCGTCCAGCGGCAGGTCAAGTACGTCAGGACCGTCCCGCCCGCGAACGCCGACGGGCAGGTGGCGGCGGTCTACCGGCAGGTCGCGGAGGAGATGCGGCTGGTGGTGCCACCGGTCCTGCTGCACTCGCCCGCGCCGGAAGCCCTGGCCGCGTACTGGATGTTGATGCGTGAGCCGTTGCTGGCCGGTGGCGTGGTCGACCGGCTCGGGAAGGAGGCGGTCGCGGCAGCCGTCTCGGTGGCGAACATCTGCCCGTACTGCGTCGACATGCACAGCATCGGCATCTACAGCCTCGCCACCGAGCACGACGCCGAGGCCGTCGCGGACGACCGGGTGGACGAGATGGCCGATCCCCGGATCCGGGACCTGGCGGCGTGGGCGCGGAACGCGCACCAGCCGGACGAGGCGGTGTTCCGGCGACCGCCGTTCTCCCCGGCCGAACGCGCCGAGCTGGTGGGCGTGGTCGTGGGCTTCCACTACCTCGGCCGCATGGTCAATGTCTTCCTGGCGAACTTCCTCCTACCCCCACGGCTGGGTCCGCGCGCCCGCCGCCGGGTCAAGCACGGGATCAGTCTGATGCTCAACGCCTCCCTGCGGGAGGTGCACCCGGCGGGCCGCTCGCTTCCGCTGCTGCCCGGTGCGCCGCTGCCGGCGGACGCCGGCTGGGCGGTCGGGCATCCGGAGATCGCCGAGGCGGTGGCACGCTCCTTCGCCGCGTTCGAGCGCGCCGGTGAGCGGGCCCTGTCACCGGGGGTGCGGCAACTCGTGGTCGACCGGCTCGCCAGCTGGCGGGGCGAGGAGGCGGGCCTGAGTCGGGAGTGGTGCGAGCGGCTCGTCGCCGACCTGCCGGTGGCCGACCGGGCCGCCGGGCGCCTGGCTCTGCTGACCGCGTTCGCGTCCCATCAGGTCGACGAGGACACCGTGCGCGAGTTCCGGCTGATCGAGCCGCTGGACGCCGCACTGGTGGAGGCGACCGCGTGGGCGAGCTACGCGGCCGCCCGGCGGATCGGCAGCCTCCATCTGGCCCACTGCATCTCCTGA
- a CDS encoding DUF1702 family protein — protein sequence MTSVWRGLRRRILTPSTSATKLGVRGFHEKDAESKELLETIGSTFLGGFSHAAEARTTGEAEVGLERVTVRFRGFAYEGAAMGFAIRDALPFGRGDNISRFLAGRGQSHVYMAYVGIGWAMARLPRVLWTRIAPTDPVLRWLALDGYGFHQAYFHTNRYVHERYQHDRFPWPVEGPQWYANRVLDQGVGRALWFVCGTAPALVVKTIETFPRHRWPDLYAGTGLAATYAGGADESELRTLWDAAGDCRPQVAQGAAFAASARLRAGLVVPHNEVATRVFCGMPAAEAAQMSDGNRPDAPVRGDEPAYEVWRRRVANEFVSIGRC from the coding sequence TTGACTAGTGTTTGGCGAGGACTGCGGCGGCGCATTCTGACCCCGAGTACCTCCGCAACCAAGCTGGGCGTTCGCGGCTTCCACGAGAAGGACGCGGAATCCAAGGAATTGCTGGAGACGATTGGGAGTACCTTCCTTGGTGGCTTCTCTCACGCTGCCGAGGCGCGCACCACCGGTGAGGCCGAAGTGGGACTCGAACGGGTCACGGTGCGCTTTCGAGGATTCGCCTACGAGGGTGCCGCGATGGGGTTCGCCATTCGTGACGCCCTGCCGTTTGGTCGAGGCGACAATATCTCGCGGTTCCTTGCCGGGCGGGGACAGTCGCACGTCTACATGGCCTATGTGGGTATCGGCTGGGCGATGGCGCGGCTGCCCCGGGTGCTCTGGACGCGGATCGCACCCACCGATCCGGTCCTGCGCTGGCTCGCCCTCGACGGGTACGGCTTCCACCAGGCGTACTTCCACACCAACCGGTACGTGCACGAGCGGTACCAGCACGACCGCTTCCCATGGCCGGTGGAGGGCCCGCAGTGGTACGCGAACCGTGTCCTCGACCAGGGCGTCGGTCGGGCGCTGTGGTTCGTCTGCGGCACCGCCCCCGCACTCGTCGTCAAGACGATCGAGACGTTCCCGCGGCACCGGTGGCCGGACCTGTACGCCGGCACCGGCCTGGCGGCCACCTACGCGGGCGGGGCGGACGAGTCCGAGCTGAGGACCCTGTGGGACGCGGCCGGGGACTGCCGGCCGCAGGTCGCCCAGGGTGCCGCGTTCGCCGCCTCCGCCCGGTTACGCGCCGGCCTGGTGGTGCCGCACAACGAGGTCGCCACCCGCGTCTTCTGTGGCATGCCAGCCGCCGAGGCCGCGCAGATGAGCGACGGAAACCGTCCGGACGCCCCGGTTCGCGGCGACGAGCCCGCCTACGAGGTGTGGCGGCGGCGGGTCGCCAACGAGTTCGTCTCTATCGGAAGGTGCTAG
- a CDS encoding CRTAC1 family protein, translating into MAKKAGWLRRQLAGIVAVALMATLFQAARLPTASSAELDSLASRFGFTPYSVAMPGGFPQQTVRKVNQNYRHIDAWISSVGAGIAMNDLDGDGLANDLCISDPRIDQVVVTPVPGLRADRYAPFAVDLTALPTQRASAPMGCVPGDFNEDGRMDLLVYLWGRTPILYLARADATTLNPAFYQAVELLPGASGTRYGGPLWNTNTVAVDDFDGDGHLDIYVGNYFPHGPVLDDTKAGGVAMNRSMSHAFNGGEDYLFRWTGATSGAQPTVTYEMVSDALPRNVSKGWALASGANDFDGDGRQELYLAHDFGPDRLLYNQSTPGHFKFSAVKAPREPFVPNSKRVGADSFKGMGVDFGDIDGDGLYDMYVSNITTTFGLEESHFAFVNTAKNVDELRARLDDGKAPFEDRSAPLGLAWSGWGWDVKLADFDNGGELQVAQATGFLKGEVNRWPQLQELAMTNDGLLEHPKFWPRLEQGDDIGGAQRLHFFVKDRGGRYTDVAGQLGLAVPVPTRGIATGDADGDGRLDFAVARQWDAPVFYHNQSPSPGAFLGLRLTHPAAPASDTAGTPPAQGAAAVPPAQGGAAVPPPSDATATPPASGTAVASPAPGSPVVGAQVTVTTEDGRTLLGRVDGGSGHSGKRSHEVHIGLGRDVSGPVQVHLTWRDRAGQVHRQDLRLDPGWHALELGTQALEK; encoded by the coding sequence ATGGCCAAGAAAGCGGGCTGGCTGCGCAGGCAGCTCGCCGGGATCGTCGCGGTGGCCCTGATGGCCACGCTGTTCCAGGCGGCCCGGCTCCCCACCGCCTCCTCCGCCGAACTGGACAGCCTGGCGAGCCGGTTCGGGTTCACGCCGTACTCGGTCGCGATGCCGGGCGGCTTCCCTCAGCAGACGGTCCGCAAGGTGAACCAGAACTACCGGCACATCGACGCCTGGATCTCCTCGGTGGGCGCCGGCATCGCCATGAACGACCTCGACGGTGACGGGTTGGCCAACGACCTGTGCATCAGCGACCCGCGCATCGACCAGGTCGTGGTGACGCCGGTACCGGGGCTGCGGGCGGACCGGTACGCGCCGTTCGCGGTGGATCTCACGGCGTTGCCGACGCAGCGGGCGTCGGCCCCGATGGGGTGCGTTCCGGGCGACTTCAACGAGGACGGGCGGATGGACCTGCTCGTCTACCTGTGGGGGCGTACGCCGATCCTCTACCTGGCGCGGGCAGATGCCACCACCCTCAACCCGGCCTTCTACCAGGCTGTCGAACTTTTGCCCGGGGCGAGCGGCACGCGGTACGGCGGCCCGCTGTGGAACACCAACACGGTCGCGGTCGACGACTTCGACGGCGACGGCCACCTCGACATCTACGTCGGGAACTACTTTCCGCACGGTCCGGTGTTGGACGACACCAAGGCCGGCGGGGTGGCGATGAACCGGTCGATGTCGCATGCGTTCAACGGCGGCGAGGACTACCTGTTCCGGTGGACCGGCGCCACCTCGGGGGCGCAGCCCACGGTGACCTACGAGATGGTCTCGGACGCCCTGCCGAGAAATGTGTCGAAGGGCTGGGCGCTCGCCTCCGGCGCCAACGATTTCGATGGCGACGGCCGGCAGGAGCTCTACCTGGCCCACGACTTCGGCCCGGATCGCCTGCTCTACAACCAGTCCACGCCGGGACATTTCAAGTTCTCGGCCGTCAAGGCCCCCCGGGAGCCATTCGTGCCCAACTCCAAGCGGGTGGGGGCGGACTCCTTCAAGGGCATGGGCGTCGACTTCGGCGACATCGACGGCGACGGCCTGTACGACATGTACGTCAGCAACATCACCACCACGTTCGGGCTGGAGGAGAGCCACTTCGCTTTCGTGAACACCGCGAAGAACGTCGACGAGCTGCGCGCTCGGCTCGACGACGGCAAGGCGCCCTTCGAGGATCGCAGCGCGCCGCTCGGGCTCGCCTGGTCCGGCTGGGGCTGGGACGTGAAACTGGCCGATTTCGACAACGGCGGAGAGTTGCAGGTGGCCCAGGCCACCGGGTTCCTCAAGGGCGAGGTCAACCGTTGGCCCCAGCTCCAGGAACTGGCCATGACCAACGACGGCCTGCTGGAGCACCCGAAGTTCTGGCCGAGGTTGGAGCAGGGCGACGACATCGGAGGGGCCCAGCGCCTGCACTTCTTCGTCAAGGACCGGGGCGGGCGCTACACCGACGTGGCCGGACAGCTCGGCCTCGCGGTTCCGGTGCCGACCCGTGGCATCGCGACCGGTGACGCGGACGGCGACGGCCGGCTCGACTTCGCCGTCGCCCGGCAGTGGGACGCGCCGGTCTTCTACCACAACCAGAGTCCGTCTCCGGGTGCGTTCCTGGGACTGCGGCTCACCCATCCGGCCGCGCCGGCCTCGGACACCGCCGGCACACCGCCGGCGCAGGGTGCCGCGGCCGTACCGCCGGCGCAGGGTGGCGCGGCCGTACCGCCGCCGTCCGACGCCACGGCCACGCCGCCCGCCTCGGGTACGGCGGTCGCGTCGCCGGCACCCGGGTCCCCGGTGGTGGGCGCGCAGGTGACGGTCACCACGGAGGACGGGCGGACGCTGCTCGGCCGGGTGGACGGTGGCAGCGGGCACTCCGGTAAACGCAGCCACGAGGTGCACATCGGGTTGGGCCGCGATGTCAGCGGACCCGTGCAGGTCCACCTGACGTGGCGGGACCGTGCTGGGCAGGTGCACCGACAAGACCTTCGACTGGACCCGGGCTGGCATGCGCTCGAGCTCGGTACGCAAGCGCTGGAGAAGTGA
- a CDS encoding RnfABCDGE type electron transport complex subunit D yields the protein MADKTKNPPRHDPKVIKALRNFAISITVFNILGYTLFGFEQSWTWPFIAILTGYTIEIGLEMVGARAEGRAPRFLGGGVRGMVEFLYPAHITSLALNMLIYVNDRLLPMMFGIAVAIGAKWVLRAPVRGRLRHYMNPSNFGITVILLLFPWASVAPPYHFTEHVGGVVDWIIPAIIVLGGTMINGMLTGRMWLIMGWLGAFALQAVFRGLVLDTSIPAALAMMTGVAFVLFTNYMVTDPGTSPSRPASQVAFGAGVAVVYGVITGAGIAYGIFFATAIVCLVRGGFLWSVHFVHQAREQREAAAAAAAAAASPVGVAASPNGREPAGEESASKEVVTA from the coding sequence ATGGCGGATAAGACCAAGAATCCACCCCGGCACGACCCAAAGGTGATCAAGGCGCTGCGCAACTTCGCCATCTCGATCACCGTGTTCAACATCCTCGGTTACACGCTCTTCGGCTTCGAGCAGTCCTGGACCTGGCCGTTCATCGCGATCCTGACCGGATACACGATCGAGATCGGCCTGGAGATGGTCGGCGCCCGTGCGGAAGGGCGGGCCCCGCGGTTCCTGGGCGGCGGGGTACGCGGCATGGTCGAGTTCCTCTACCCGGCGCACATCACGAGCCTCGCGCTCAACATGCTGATCTACGTCAACGACCGGCTGCTGCCGATGATGTTCGGCATCGCCGTCGCGATCGGCGCCAAGTGGGTGCTGCGCGCGCCGGTACGGGGCCGGCTGCGGCACTACATGAACCCGTCGAACTTCGGGATCACGGTGATCCTGTTGCTGTTCCCGTGGGCCAGCGTCGCGCCGCCGTACCACTTCACCGAACATGTCGGCGGTGTCGTGGACTGGATCATCCCGGCGATCATCGTGCTCGGCGGCACGATGATCAACGGGATGCTCACCGGCCGGATGTGGCTGATCATGGGCTGGCTCGGCGCGTTCGCCCTGCAGGCGGTCTTCCGCGGGCTTGTCCTGGACACCTCGATCCCGGCCGCCCTGGCGATGATGACCGGCGTCGCGTTCGTACTGTTCACCAACTACATGGTCACCGATCCCGGCACGAGCCCGTCCCGCCCGGCCTCGCAGGTCGCGTTCGGGGCCGGGGTGGCCGTCGTCTACGGCGTCATCACGGGCGCCGGCATCGCGTACGGGATCTTCTTCGCCACGGCGATCGTCTGTCTGGTCCGGGGCGGCTTCCTGTGGTCGGTCCACTTCGTACACCAGGCCCGCGAGCAGCGTGAGGCAGCGGCCGCCGCCGCCGCGGCCGCGGCGTCCCCCGTCGGCGTCGCCGCCTCCCCCAACGGTCGTGAACCCGCCGGCGAAGAGTCGGCCAGCAAGGAGGTGGTGACCGCATGA